Proteins co-encoded in one Bacillus paramycoides genomic window:
- a CDS encoding AI-2E family transporter, with translation MEKLNIRKRDKLKKFFREHNYLAVLLGFALLFINILLLTKISFVFTPFIVFLKTIFFPVLLAGVLFYILHPFVSLLEKKGVSRIVSIASIYLIVIGLFVFLVLTVIPIIKDQIDALIDNLPYFGHEIERAARRFGESNLLGKIQENLNIDVASMVKDYTVDFTKSLSSVTGNVTGFLSTITEVVLTFVMVPFILFYLLKDGEQLPNHFLKFISEQRQPAAMRILDDMHYAISSYIRGQIIVSLFIGIMLLIGYLIIGIKYAVLLAILAMIVNIVPYVGPIIAITPALIIAFIDSPAMVLKVIIVMMVVQLAEGKFISPQVMGKKLDIHPITIIFIILTAGNLFGIMGIILAIPGYAILKVLVTHGYRFVKLNT, from the coding sequence TTGGAGAAATTAAATATAAGAAAAAGAGATAAGTTGAAAAAGTTTTTTAGAGAACACAATTATTTAGCAGTGCTACTTGGGTTTGCACTATTGTTCATTAATATTTTATTACTAACAAAAATATCATTTGTTTTTACACCGTTTATCGTCTTTTTAAAGACAATTTTCTTCCCGGTATTATTAGCGGGTGTACTATTTTATATTTTGCATCCATTCGTTTCGCTTCTCGAAAAGAAAGGTGTATCAAGAATTGTATCGATAGCTTCTATATATTTAATAGTAATAGGATTATTTGTATTTTTAGTCTTGACGGTTATTCCTATTATTAAAGATCAAATTGATGCATTAATAGATAACTTACCGTATTTCGGTCATGAAATTGAGAGAGCAGCACGTAGATTTGGAGAAAGTAATTTATTAGGAAAAATTCAGGAGAATTTAAATATCGATGTAGCGAGTATGGTAAAAGACTACACAGTTGATTTTACGAAGTCGTTATCATCAGTAACTGGAAATGTAACTGGATTTTTAAGTACTATTACAGAGGTCGTTTTAACATTTGTAATGGTTCCATTTATATTGTTCTACCTTTTAAAAGATGGTGAGCAATTACCGAATCACTTTTTAAAGTTTATTTCAGAACAAAGACAGCCAGCAGCGATGAGAATACTAGATGATATGCATTATGCGATTAGCTCGTATATTAGAGGGCAAATTATTGTTAGCTTGTTTATCGGAATTATGCTATTAATTGGTTACCTTATTATTGGTATTAAATATGCGGTACTGCTTGCAATTTTAGCGATGATTGTAAATATCGTTCCGTACGTAGGGCCAATCATCGCAATTACACCAGCTTTAATTATTGCGTTTATTGACTCACCAGCAATGGTGTTAAAAGTAATTATCGTTATGATGGTTGTACAATTAGCAGAAGGTAAATTTATTTCTCCGCAAGTTATGGGGAAAAAGTTAGATATTCATCCAATTACAATCATATTTATCATTTTAACTGCTGGAAACTTATTTGGTATTATGGGGATTATTTTAGCGATTCCAGGGTATGCGATATTAAAAGTGTTAGTGACACACGGGTATAGATTTGTTAAGTTGAATACGTAG
- a CDS encoding GlsB/YeaQ/YmgE family stress response membrane protein, protein MGWIITLIVGAIIGAIAGSITGKNFPGGMFGNIIAGLLGASLGGRLFGSFGPSFGGIHVVPALLGAIVLILIVSFVVKAAKK, encoded by the coding sequence ATGGGATGGATTATCACATTAATAGTTGGTGCTATTATAGGTGCAATTGCAGGTTCTATAACGGGTAAAAATTTTCCGGGTGGTATGTTTGGAAATATTATCGCAGGTTTATTAGGTGCTTCGTTAGGTGGTAGATTATTTGGATCTTTTGGGCCATCATTTGGTGGGATTCATGTTGTGCCAGCATTATTAGGTGCAATTGTATTAATTCTTATTGTATCATTTGTAGTGAAAGCTGCAAAGAAATAG
- a CDS encoding MDR family MFS transporter, with the protein MKSFSLPIRFMLISSFFMSFGYFAVYAFLAIYLLTFLHFSAVQVGTVLTVMTITSRVIPLFSGLIADKTGYIIMMIAGLFLRGIGFIALGICSDFYTISISSALIGFGTAFYEPAARAIFGSQPAHTRKNLFTYLNLSFNCGAIIGPIAGGFLLLLDPIYAFSLTGSLMLLFAFIFYLLKNHFQVTTENTSITLGIQAILQNKPFLLFSFIMIFFYIMFTQLTVALPLHMKNISNSNQLATLVITINAITGVIFMVLFRKLFHKYNTLSIIKYGILLMGISFLLIPLFQHPYWLFICVILFTIGETLVLPNADIAIANYSNETYTATYFGFYQLSLAFGFIIGNYTGTSFTANLSGMYTPWLIFGGIGIIGFISLHILNMKKDFLKKIYTYCKNTNLRQ; encoded by the coding sequence ATGAAAAGTTTCTCACTACCGATACGTTTCATGCTTATTTCTTCATTTTTTATGTCTTTTGGGTATTTTGCGGTATACGCATTTTTAGCTATTTATCTATTAACCTTTCTTCATTTTTCTGCTGTCCAAGTAGGAACAGTGTTGACGGTTATGACAATCACATCACGCGTTATCCCATTATTCTCAGGGTTAATTGCTGACAAAACAGGATATATCATTATGATGATAGCCGGATTATTTTTAAGAGGAATCGGCTTTATCGCTTTAGGAATATGCTCTGATTTCTATACCATTTCTATTTCTTCTGCACTTATCGGCTTCGGAACTGCATTTTATGAACCTGCTGCGCGCGCCATATTTGGCTCACAACCAGCTCATACAAGAAAAAATTTATTTACATATTTAAATCTTAGTTTTAATTGCGGTGCAATAATTGGACCAATTGCCGGAGGGTTCTTACTCTTACTCGATCCAATCTATGCTTTTTCTCTAACAGGATCTCTTATGCTGTTATTCGCTTTTATCTTTTACTTACTTAAAAATCACTTCCAAGTCACTACTGAAAATACGTCTATCACACTAGGAATACAGGCTATCTTACAAAACAAACCTTTTCTTCTGTTTTCATTTATCATGATTTTCTTCTATATTATGTTTACTCAGCTTACTGTCGCACTTCCACTTCATATGAAAAACATTAGTAATAGCAATCAGCTTGCTACACTCGTTATTACGATAAATGCAATAACAGGGGTCATATTTATGGTGTTATTTCGAAAACTATTTCACAAATACAACACGCTGTCGATTATTAAATACGGTATTTTATTAATGGGCATTTCCTTTTTACTCATCCCTTTATTCCAGCACCCATATTGGTTATTTATTTGTGTAATTTTATTTACAATTGGTGAAACACTCGTATTACCTAACGCTGATATCGCTATTGCAAATTACAGTAACGAAACCTATACAGCTACTTACTTCGGATTTTATCAACTATCACTCGCATTTGGTTTTATCATCGGTAATTATACCGGTACATCTTTTACAGCCAACTTAAGCGGAATGTATACACCATGGCTTATTTTTGGTGGAATAGGAATTATTGGTTTTATTTCACTACATATTTTAAATATGAAAAAGGATTTCCTAAAGAAGATATATACCTACTGTAAAAATACTAATTTACGGCAATAA
- a CDS encoding class I SAM-dependent methyltransferase: MKGTQMLALNKKCWDTVAPYFFQVDCLPKYGPYTASEDEIHLFDSIRKKKVLDIGCGSGHSLQYMAEHGAEELWGLDLSSEQIKTANETLKSWNPKLICGAMEEESDIPKGYFDIVYSIYALGWTSDLGKTLELIYSYVKPGGSFIFSWEHPVYSNLQYGTEEIAFKSSYHEETPITFETFKGENVQATLYKRKISTYINELNRAGFIIERIEEPEPSSSFDGERAEPSTKYYSLYKARMVPTTFIIKARK; encoded by the coding sequence ATGAAGGGTACACAAATGTTAGCTTTAAATAAAAAGTGTTGGGATACAGTTGCGCCATATTTCTTTCAAGTAGATTGTTTGCCGAAATATGGTCCGTATACAGCGTCTGAAGACGAGATTCATTTGTTCGATTCAATTAGAAAGAAAAAGGTTCTTGATATTGGATGTGGAAGTGGGCATTCGCTGCAATATATGGCAGAGCATGGGGCGGAAGAGTTATGGGGTCTTGATCTTTCCAGTGAACAAATTAAAACAGCGAATGAAACGTTAAAGAGTTGGAATCCAAAGTTAATATGCGGAGCAATGGAAGAGGAATCGGATATTCCGAAAGGGTATTTTGATATTGTGTACTCGATTTATGCATTAGGTTGGACTTCGGATTTAGGGAAAACGTTAGAACTGATTTATTCATATGTAAAGCCAGGAGGAAGTTTTATTTTTAGCTGGGAGCACCCAGTATATTCAAATTTACAGTATGGTACAGAAGAAATTGCTTTCAAGTCTTCTTACCATGAGGAAACGCCTATTACATTTGAAACATTTAAAGGTGAAAATGTACAAGCGACATTATATAAGAGAAAAATAAGTACATACATAAATGAGTTAAACCGAGCAGGATTTATAATTGAGAGAATAGAAGAGCCTGAACCATCGAGCTCGTTTGATGGAGAACGAGCTGAGCCGTCTACGAAATATTATTCTTTATATAAAGCTAGAATGGTGCCAACTACCTTTATTATTAAGGCGAGGAAATGA
- a CDS encoding GNAT family N-acetyltransferase, which produces MIQKLITTSRNTATSILNIQIPAYEIEAKYINSTVIPRLYDTVADIQSCDEMFYGYFYEDTLAGFISFKVDEEEVDIHRLVVSPDHFHKGIATKLLLYVFDMFSPSQTYIVQTGKENTPALSLYKKHGFIEVKDIILPDGVVLTSLKKIRKQQIV; this is translated from the coding sequence ATGATTCAAAAATTAATAACAACTTCCCGCAACACCGCTACTTCTATTTTAAACATTCAAATACCCGCTTATGAAATCGAGGCAAAATATATAAATAGTACGGTTATCCCTCGCCTTTATGATACTGTAGCCGATATTCAATCCTGTGATGAAATGTTTTACGGCTATTTTTATGAAGATACACTTGCTGGGTTTATTTCTTTTAAAGTAGATGAAGAGGAAGTTGATATTCATCGTTTAGTAGTATCCCCTGATCATTTTCATAAAGGGATTGCAACAAAATTACTACTATATGTATTTGACATGTTCTCCCCTTCCCAAACATATATTGTACAAACAGGAAAAGAAAATACCCCCGCTCTGTCTTTATATAAAAAACATGGATTTATTGAAGTAAAGGATATCATATTACCCGATGGTGTAGTTTTAACCTCCCTCAAAAAAATCAGAAAACAACAAATAGTTTGA
- a CDS encoding CGNR zinc finger domain-containing protein, whose product MNQNAPNELEYIREFLNTWKIPNDTREAIDLLQTEDDIKQFMNKHFHEEFPFYRIEELKSFREDIRMTIEGGGSLQKWLEKYPFHVHVMEDMKGITYEPVHEENIYTKVLSIVLMAVQENLWGRLKACPDCRWVFYDNSRNGSKKWCGMYAGEEGGRACGTIAKVKNYRAKRKGRSGYNV is encoded by the coding sequence TTGAATCAAAATGCACCAAATGAACTAGAATATATTCGGGAATTTTTAAATACATGGAAAATACCAAATGATACGAGAGAAGCAATTGATTTGTTGCAGACCGAAGATGATATAAAGCAATTTATGAACAAACATTTTCATGAAGAGTTTCCGTTTTATAGGATAGAGGAATTAAAAAGTTTTCGAGAAGACATTCGGATGACGATTGAAGGCGGAGGATCATTGCAAAAGTGGTTAGAGAAATATCCATTTCATGTACATGTAATGGAAGATATGAAAGGTATTACATATGAGCCTGTGCACGAAGAGAATATATATACAAAAGTATTAAGCATAGTTTTAATGGCAGTTCAAGAAAATTTGTGGGGGAGGTTAAAAGCATGTCCAGATTGCCGCTGGGTATTTTATGACAATTCACGAAATGGAAGTAAAAAATGGTGCGGTATGTACGCTGGAGAAGAAGGAGGAAGAGCGTGCGGTACGATTGCGAAAGTGAAAAATTACCGGGCGAAGAGAAAAGGAAGATCAGGTTATAATGTGTAA